In a single window of the Micromonospora inositola genome:
- the tyrS gene encoding tyrosine--tRNA ligase: MTDSNLPHGRDSLTEDLRWRGLIQDSTGLDELRELLDGGSATFYVGFDPTAPSLHVGHLMQVITARRLQLAGHRPLLLVGGATGQIGDPKESAERTLNPPEVVEGWVRRIHDQLAPFVSYTGENAARLVNNLDWTGEMSVVEFLRDVGKHFPVNKMLAREVVKARLETGISFTEFSYQLLQAHDFFELHRRYGCQLQYGGSDQWGNITAGVDYIRRRGAGPVQAFTTPLVTKSDGTKFGKTEGGAVWLDPEMTSPYAFYQFWLNADDRDVVRYLRYFSFRSREELEELEKATAERPQARLAQRALAEELTTLVHGEREMAQAVAASQALFGRGALDQLSPETLRAALTEAGLVHVTELPDVAGLLKESGLVPSMKEARRVIAEGGAYVNNTRISEVDATVALADLLHGRYLVLRRGKRSFAGVELRR, from the coding sequence GCGAGCTGCTCGACGGCGGGAGCGCCACCTTCTATGTGGGCTTCGACCCGACGGCCCCGAGCCTGCATGTCGGCCACCTCATGCAGGTCATCACGGCCCGCCGGTTGCAGCTCGCCGGGCACCGGCCGCTGCTGCTGGTCGGCGGCGCCACCGGGCAGATCGGCGACCCGAAGGAGAGCGCCGAGCGGACCCTCAACCCGCCCGAGGTGGTCGAGGGCTGGGTGCGGCGGATCCACGACCAGCTCGCGCCGTTCGTCTCGTACACCGGGGAGAACGCCGCCCGGCTGGTCAACAACCTGGACTGGACCGGCGAGATGTCGGTGGTCGAGTTCCTGCGCGACGTGGGCAAGCACTTCCCGGTGAACAAGATGCTGGCCCGCGAGGTGGTCAAGGCGCGGCTGGAGACCGGCATCAGCTTCACCGAGTTCAGCTACCAGCTCCTGCAGGCCCACGACTTCTTCGAGCTGCATCGCCGGTACGGCTGCCAGCTCCAGTACGGCGGCTCCGACCAGTGGGGCAACATCACCGCCGGCGTCGACTACATCCGCCGCCGCGGCGCGGGACCGGTGCAGGCGTTCACCACGCCGCTGGTCACCAAGTCGGACGGCACCAAGTTCGGCAAGACCGAGGGCGGCGCCGTCTGGCTCGACCCGGAGATGACCAGCCCGTACGCCTTCTACCAGTTCTGGCTCAACGCCGACGACCGCGACGTCGTCCGCTACCTGCGCTACTTCAGCTTCCGCTCCAGGGAGGAGCTGGAGGAACTGGAGAAGGCGACGGCCGAGCGTCCCCAGGCCCGGCTTGCCCAGCGGGCCCTCGCCGAGGAGCTGACCACCCTGGTGCACGGCGAACGGGAGATGGCCCAGGCGGTCGCCGCCAGCCAGGCGCTCTTCGGACGGGGGGCGCTGGACCAGCTCTCCCCCGAGACGCTGCGGGCCGCGCTGACCGAGGCCGGCCTGGTGCACGTCACCGAGCTGCCGGACGTGGCCGGTCTACTCAAGGAGTCCGGGCTGGTGCCCAGCATGAAGGAGGCCCGGCGGGTGATCGCCGAGGGCGGCGCCTACGTCAACAACACCCGGATCTCCGAGGTGGACGCCACCGTCGCCTTGGCGGACCTGCTGCACGGTCGGTACCTGGTGCTGCGCCGCGGCAAGCGTTCCTTCGCCGGGGTTGAGCTGCGCAGATAG